The following are from one region of the Arcobacter defluvii genome:
- a CDS encoding DNA alkylation repair protein: MAEQLKNLYSKEFIDKLANKLFLTYAKFEKEKFINSIFDNTWQDLELKARMRHISLNLNTFLPLSYKEQLEILKKVKEDFGGLEAMVFQDFVEVFGLDDLTESLKALEIFTINSSSEFAIRQFILKYEDETMEQMKIWVKSQNEHLRRLASEGCRPRLPWAVALPKFKKNPTKVLEIIELLKNDSSKYVQKSVANNLNDISKDNPDLVIDFVKNNLGVSKELDWICKHASRTLLKIGDEKILKLFGLEKVNHINITNFCYDKKVKLGEDLTFSFELNSNKNIGNIRVEYAIDYLKSNKTHNRKIFMISQNEIKSFSKIFIKKQNFKNMTTRKHYEGKHFISLLINGEEFVKEEFFVYDASY, translated from the coding sequence ATGGCAGAACAATTAAAAAATTTATATTCAAAAGAGTTTATTGATAAATTAGCAAATAAACTATTTTTAACCTACGCAAAATTTGAAAAAGAAAAGTTTATAAACTCTATTTTTGATAATACTTGGCAAGATTTAGAATTAAAAGCAAGGATGAGACATATCTCTTTAAACTTAAATACTTTTTTACCTTTATCTTATAAAGAACAACTTGAAATATTAAAAAAAGTAAAAGAGGATTTTGGTGGACTTGAAGCTATGGTTTTTCAAGATTTTGTTGAGGTTTTTGGTCTTGATGATTTAACAGAGTCATTAAAAGCTTTAGAAATTTTTACTATAAATTCAAGTAGTGAGTTTGCAATAAGACAGTTTATTTTGAAATATGAAGATGAAACTATGGAGCAAATGAAAATTTGGGTAAAATCACAAAATGAACATCTAAGAAGATTAGCTAGTGAAGGGTGTCGTCCAAGACTTCCTTGGGCAGTTGCTTTGCCAAAATTCAAAAAAAATCCTACAAAAGTTTTGGAAATAATAGAACTTCTAAAAAATGATTCTTCTAAATATGTTCAAAAATCTGTAGCAAATAATCTAAATGATATTTCAAAAGATAATCCAGATTTGGTGATAGATTTTGTGAAAAATAATCTAGGAGTTTCAAAAGAACTTGATTGGATTTGTAAACATGCAAGTAGAACTTTACTTAAAATTGGTGATGAAAAAATTTTGAAATTATTTGGCTTAGAAAAAGTAAATCATATTAATATCACAAATTTTTGTTATGATAAAAAGGTAAAATTAGGAGAAGATTTGACTTTTTCTTTTGAATTAAATTCAAATAAAAATATTGGAAATATTAGAGTTGAATATGCAATTGATTATTTAAAATCAAATAAAACTCATAATAGAAAAATTTTTATGATAAGTCAAAATGAGATAAAATCATTTTCTAAAATCTTTATAAAAAAACAGAATTTTAAAAATATGACAACAAG
- the rhuM gene encoding RhuM family protein, which yields MSDISNLVVYSDGELELKVSVNNQTVWLSADEIAYIFNVNRPAIVKHIGNIYKDEELEQNSTCSILEQVAKDGKLRKINFYNLDVIISVGYRVNSKKATKFRKWATTILKDYINDGYVINHHKITEQRLLLLENDVNVIKSKIKDNKLETNQGIFYDGQIYDSYSFINDLLKIANNEVILIDNYVDDTVLTLFSKYQNIDFIIYTNTISKQLKLDFEKYSKQYDNITLKIFQNSHDRFLIIDKKEIYHIGASLKDLGKKWFALSKMNLDIDELIKKLN from the coding sequence ATGAGTGATATATCAAATCTAGTAGTTTATTCTGATGGTGAGTTAGAACTCAAAGTTTCTGTAAATAATCAAACAGTTTGGTTAAGTGCAGATGAAATTGCATATATTTTTAATGTAAATAGACCAGCTATTGTGAAACATATTGGAAATATTTACAAGGATGAAGAATTAGAACAAAATTCAACTTGTTCCATTTTGGAACAGGTTGCAAAAGATGGAAAATTAAGAAAGATAAATTTTTATAATCTCGATGTAATAATTTCTGTTGGATATAGAGTAAATTCTAAAAAAGCAACAAAATTTAGAAAATGGGCTACAACAATACTTAAAGATTATATAAATGATGGCTATGTGATAAATCATCATAAAATAACAGAACAAAGATTACTATTGTTAGAAAACGATGTAAATGTTATAAAATCTAAAATAAAAGATAATAAACTAGAAACTAATCAAGGAATTTTTTATGATGGACAAATATATGATTCATACTCTTTTATAAATGATTTATTAAAAATAGCCAATAATGAAGTGATTTTGATAGATAACTATGTAGATGATACTGTATTAACTTTATTTTCAAAATATCAAAATATTGATTTTATAATTTATACAAACACTATCTCAAAACAATTAAAACTAGATTTTGAAAAGTATTCAAAACAATATGATAATATCACACTAAAAATTTTCCAAAATTCCCACGATAGATTTTTGATAATTGATAAAAAAGAGATTTATCACATAGGAGCAAGTCTTAAAGATTTGGGTAAAAAATGGTTCGCTCTTTCAAAGATGAATTTAGATATTGATGAATTAATAAAAAAATTAAATTAG
- a CDS encoding pentapeptide repeat-containing protein, which yields MDDCLNCTPTKKCILHIEKSDYRTDFGKVGFLDNFYEELFNYVIDYEEIKNYVKIKININYGEENTIDGKKIFQILNNEEELKKVIRNYFEIQNEEQLDKYFADLIINEIENSDLSIDGYVFQSYLDEFFKEKIIIFEQIFFPTYDARDKFNYMKIIRKLKKVHFDTCKFKAKFFDLIDIEVFFQDCEFLDSYSILNSAILENESNIIYQNCTFHRDVSISTADDKSNKINHTLFSDCKFKKDLKAEKIEFEKGIFNNTEFYEPLEDKEYLEINKLEIIKCIVKNNFIFRRYTVNKIDLTDTVFEKDVKVKIQFCDIKEEAIFYNTKFKDLADFYQTGFKKVDFERTDFEKISVFSECEFYCDVDFKYTKFLGKSIFRDMVITGKLDLRNAIFDDEANFLDITYKKRENKEGQFIGEPTDIKVANRETARIIKNFYDNANNIIEANRFYKLEMEKREKELIFRNNFFEWIIFKFHKISSNHSQDWILVLLWILNISYLYYFIEKKTYYYVDEFFGFILLLGVYISIYSLINFRNYFGKIILIFSFLLFMSYFSIDINEITNLINPFSIMTKGETLFLGLMIYKVIIAYLIYQLIVSIRQNTRRK from the coding sequence ATGGATGATTGTCTAAACTGCACACCTACTAAAAAATGTATACTACATATAGAAAAGTCAGATTATCGAACAGATTTTGGGAAAGTTGGATTTTTAGATAATTTTTACGAAGAATTATTTAATTATGTTATTGATTATGAAGAAATAAAAAATTATGTAAAAATAAAAATAAATATTAATTATGGTGAAGAAAATACTATTGATGGTAAAAAAATTTTTCAAATATTAAATAATGAAGAAGAATTAAAAAAAGTTATTAGGAATTACTTTGAAATACAAAATGAAGAACAATTGGATAAATATTTTGCTGATTTAATAATCAATGAAATTGAAAATAGTGATTTATCAATTGATGGGTATGTATTTCAATCTTATTTAGATGAGTTTTTTAAAGAAAAAATTATAATTTTTGAACAAATATTTTTTCCTACTTATGATGCTAGGGACAAATTTAATTATATGAAGATAATTAGAAAATTAAAAAAAGTACATTTTGATACTTGTAAGTTTAAAGCTAAATTTTTTGATTTGATAGATATTGAAGTGTTTTTTCAAGATTGTGAATTTTTGGATAGTTATTCAATCTTAAATAGTGCTATTCTTGAAAATGAATCAAATATTATTTATCAAAATTGTACTTTTCATCGAGATGTATCTATATCAACAGCTGATGATAAAAGTAATAAAATAAATCATACACTTTTTAGTGATTGTAAATTTAAAAAGGATTTAAAGGCTGAAAAAATAGAATTTGAGAAAGGGATATTTAATAATACTGAATTTTATGAACCTTTAGAAGATAAAGAGTATTTAGAAATAAATAAATTGGAAATTATAAAATGTATAGTTAAAAATAATTTTATATTTAGAAGATATACCGTAAATAAAATAGATTTAACAGATACAGTTTTTGAAAAAGATGTAAAAGTTAAGATTCAATTTTGTGATATAAAAGAAGAAGCTATATTTTATAATACTAAATTTAAAGATTTAGCAGATTTTTACCAAACTGGATTCAAAAAAGTTGATTTTGAAAGAACAGATTTTGAAAAAATATCAGTATTTAGTGAGTGTGAGTTTTATTGTGATGTGGATTTTAAATATACAAAATTTCTAGGAAAATCAATTTTTAGGGATATGGTTATAACTGGAAAACTTGATTTAAGAAATGCAATATTTGATGATGAAGCTAACTTTTTAGATATTACCTATAAAAAGAGAGAAAATAAAGAAGGACAATTTATAGGAGAGCCAACAGATATAAAAGTTGCAAATCGTGAGACAGCAAGAATAATTAAAAATTTTTATGATAATGCAAATAATATAATTGAAGCAAATAGATTTTATAAATTAGAAATGGAAAAAAGAGAAAAAGAATTAATCTTTAGAAATAATTTCTTTGAATGGATTATTTTTAAATTTCATAAAATTTCTTCAAATCATTCTCAGGACTGGATTTTAGTTTTGTTATGGATTTTAAATATTTCATATCTTTATTATTTTATTGAGAAAAAAACATATTATTATGTGGATGAATTTTTTGGATTTATTTTGTTATTGGGTGTTTATATTTCAATTTATTCATTGATAAATTTTAGAAATTATTTTGGAAAAATAATTTTAATTTTCTCTTTTTTATTATTTATGAGTTATTTCTCAATTGACATTAATGAAATTACAAATTTGATTAATCCATTTTCTATTATGACAAAAGGAGAAACACTATTTTTAGGATTAATGATATATAAAGTAATAATTGCATATTTGATTTATCAACTTATTGTTTCTATTCGTCAAAATACAAGAAGAAAGTAA
- a CDS encoding TonB-dependent siderophore receptor, with protein sequence MNLFKKRLLSPAVALLLYSSAMANDLTYSIEKQSLKDAIETISKKSNTPYIANSSFLDGKTSNAIKNIKGTKNALDKVLENSGLEAVIEDGAIIIKKKVVVGSGTVLEEVNINEGIYLPSGTTEGSGSYTTGSTNTATKLDLSLRDTPQSVKVLTEKYLEDANITSYQDMLKNITGVTVNRIDERVYPKARGFDVDYYLLDGMPTYAMANTRDYSANDPDMIMFDRVEIVKGANGLMTGSGNPGVGINMIRKHANSKEFTGNINISAGSWDDYSIKTDISTPLNDNGSIRARFVAKHQDSKSFLDFYEKTNDILYGVFDMDLTDTTYLSFGASYENIDRDGVRWAGIPSTYNDGSRTKFSRSTNVSGDWSDWDTKTKTYYTDLKQFVYKDISLNLFYSHRDMTTKSALAAYVGSVDKSSNLAADYSLSTFVGDVEEKEDNINFYVSIPFELANLKHEVVAGYIYNKYNLKKNNQKSDYKYTYAPGSGFDMFCQMGFLPCTQLDFNNINIANPNLSPTDKFRIFEREQSAKFLASKLSLMEELKIIAGVRVSDWEEKNTNGTDYKREFTDEVTPYIGVVYDIDDNHSIYTSYTNIFEPRTELDRDAKTLNPAEGDNYEAGIKGEYFDGKLNASLAFFRVEKDGVASDNDAPRLPDGSIPSKLVEGVVSKGVEFEMDGAITDNWALSFGISHFDAKEENGEKYKAESSRTTANLWSKYIFDRFELGAGLNYRSKIEETFMGNHVGQGGYTIVNTMFKYNIDKNMNLQLNIDNIFDKKYYEGIAQSNINYGEPRNFTLAMKYTF encoded by the coding sequence ATGAATTTATTCAAAAAAAGATTATTAAGCCCTGCGGTCGCTTTGCTTTTATATTCAAGTGCAATGGCGAATGATTTGACTTATTCAATAGAAAAACAATCTTTAAAAGATGCTATAGAAACTATTTCAAAAAAATCAAACACTCCATATATCGCAAATAGTTCATTTTTAGATGGTAAAACTTCTAATGCTATAAAAAATATAAAAGGAACAAAAAATGCTTTAGATAAAGTACTAGAAAATAGTGGTTTAGAAGCTGTTATTGAAGATGGTGCGATTATTATAAAGAAAAAAGTAGTTGTTGGAAGTGGAACTGTACTTGAAGAAGTAAATATAAATGAGGGGATTTATCTTCCAAGTGGAACAACAGAAGGAAGTGGTTCTTATACTACAGGAAGTACAAACACCGCTACAAAACTTGACTTATCTCTCAGAGATACTCCTCAATCTGTAAAAGTCTTAACAGAAAAATATTTAGAAGATGCAAATATCACATCTTATCAAGATATGTTAAAAAATATTACAGGAGTTACAGTAAATAGAATAGATGAAAGAGTATATCCAAAAGCAAGAGGCTTTGATGTAGATTATTATTTACTTGATGGAATGCCAACTTATGCTATGGCAAATACTAGAGATTATAGTGCAAATGATCCTGATATGATAATGTTTGATAGAGTAGAAATCGTAAAAGGTGCAAATGGACTTATGACGGGTTCGGGAAATCCAGGAGTAGGAATAAATATGATTAGAAAACATGCAAATTCAAAAGAATTTACTGGAAATATTAATATTTCTGCTGGTTCTTGGGATGATTATAGTATTAAAACTGATATATCTACTCCTCTTAATGATAATGGTAGTATTAGGGCAAGGTTTGTAGCTAAACACCAAGATAGTAAATCATTTTTAGATTTTTATGAAAAAACAAATGATATTTTATATGGTGTTTTTGATATGGATTTAACAGATACAACATACCTATCTTTTGGTGCTAGTTATGAAAATATTGATAGAGATGGAGTTAGATGGGCTGGAATTCCTAGTACATATAATGATGGTTCAAGAACAAAGTTTAGTAGATCAACAAATGTAAGCGGAGATTGGTCAGATTGGGATACAAAAACAAAAACTTATTATACTGATTTAAAACAATTTGTATATAAAGATATTTCTTTAAATTTATTTTATTCTCATAGAGATATGACTACAAAAAGTGCATTAGCAGCTTATGTAGGTTCAGTAGATAAAAGTAGCAATTTGGCAGCTGATTATTCGCTTTCTACTTTTGTAGGTGATGTAGAAGAAAAAGAGGATAATATCAATTTTTATGTTTCTATTCCATTTGAATTAGCTAATTTAAAACATGAAGTAGTTGCTGGGTATATATATAACAAATATAATTTGAAAAAGAATAATCAAAAAAGTGATTATAAATATACTTATGCTCCTGGTTCAGGATTTGATATGTTTTGTCAAATGGGATTTTTGCCTTGTACACAATTGGATTTTAATAATATAAATATTGCTAATCCAAATTTATCACCTACAGATAAATTTAGAATATTTGAGAGAGAACAATCAGCTAAGTTTTTAGCAAGTAAGCTTTCACTTATGGAAGAGTTGAAAATTATTGCTGGAGTGAGAGTTTCAGATTGGGAAGAAAAAAATACAAATGGAACAGATTATAAAAGAGAGTTTACAGATGAAGTAACTCCTTATATAGGTGTAGTTTATGATATTGATGATAATCATTCAATTTATACAAGTTATACAAATATTTTCGAACCAAGAACGGAATTGGATAGAGATGCTAAAACTTTAAATCCTGCTGAAGGAGATAATTATGAAGCAGGAATAAAGGGAGAATATTTTGATGGTAAACTAAATGCTTCATTAGCTTTTTTTAGAGTAGAAAAAGATGGTGTTGCATCAGATAACGATGCTCCTCGTCTTCCTGATGGTAGTATCCCATCAAAATTAGTAGAGGGTGTTGTTAGTAAAGGTGTTGAATTTGAAATGGATGGAGCAATTACAGATAACTGGGCTTTAAGTTTTGGTATTTCACATTTTGATGCAAAAGAAGAAAATGGAGAAAAATATAAAGCTGAATCATCAAGAACAACGGCAAATTTATGGAGTAAATATATTTTTGATAGATTTGAGTTAGGTGCAGGTTTAAACTATAGAAGTAAAATAGAAGAAACATTTATGGGAAATCATGTTGGACAAGGTGGATACACAATTGTAAATACAATGTTTAAATATAACATAGATAAGAATATGAATTTACAGCTTAATATAGATAACATATTTGATAAAAAATATTATGAAGGTATTGCTCAATCTAATATAAATTATGGAGAGCCTAGAAATTTCACTCTTGCTATGAAATACACTTTTTAA
- a CDS encoding FecR family protein → MNIETKIKEEAIYWLACEKEGLEKNQKVEFENWIKEEINKKIYNRMKFVHQMAKSISKENAQNLSDKVHLEIRKEKFLNKIKYFSSVATILLIVCFSAFKIYDNNFAVQYSNSFMTDKNSLKKQLPDGSSIFIDAKTNLNIEFFNGKREVTLKDGRVMFEVAKDKNRVFIIKSGEINIEVVGTKFEVIHKKDTTTINVEEGIVKTYYSKYFFDKQNEKLLTKSNSITYSNFQGDINNQEKINSEKIALWRENLIVLHKTTLKEALEEFSKYSDINIYFFSKELENYSITGEFYSTQLDIFLKTITKIYPIKIDKSDKEIKISKKI, encoded by the coding sequence GTGAATATAGAAACTAAAATCAAAGAAGAAGCAATTTATTGGCTTGCCTGTGAGAAAGAGGGATTGGAAAAAAATCAAAAAGTAGAGTTTGAAAATTGGATAAAAGAGGAGATTAATAAAAAAATATATAATCGGATGAAATTTGTTCATCAAATGGCTAAATCAATATCAAAAGAAAATGCACAAAATTTAAGTGATAAAGTTCATTTAGAAATAAGAAAAGAAAAATTTTTAAATAAAATAAAATACTTTTCAAGTGTAGCTACAATTTTACTAATAGTTTGTTTTTCAGCTTTTAAAATCTATGATAATAATTTTGCTGTTCAATATTCAAATTCATTTATGACCGATAAAAATAGCTTAAAAAAACAACTTCCTGATGGCTCAAGTATCTTTATTGATGCAAAAACAAATCTAAATATAGAGTTTTTCAATGGAAAAAGAGAAGTAACTTTAAAAGATGGAAGAGTTATGTTTGAAGTTGCAAAAGATAAAAATAGAGTATTTATCATAAAAAGTGGGGAGATAAATATAGAAGTAGTTGGAACAAAGTTTGAAGTAATACACAAAAAAGATACTACAACTATAAACGTGGAAGAGGGTATCGTGAAAACATACTATTCTAAATATTTTTTTGATAAACAAAATGAAAAATTGCTTACTAAAAGCAATAGTATAACTTATTCAAATTTCCAAGGGGATATAAATAATCAAGAAAAAATCAATTCAGAAAAGATAGCACTTTGGAGAGAAAATCTGATAGTTTTACATAAAACAACTCTAAAAGAAGCATTGGAAGAATTTTCAAAATATAGTGATATAAATATCTATTTTTTCTCAAAAGAACTTGAAAACTACTCAATAACAGGAGAATTTTATTCAACTCAACTTGATATATTTTTGAAAACAATAACAAAAATATATCCTATCAAAATAGACAAAAGTGATAAAGAAATAAAAATTTCAAAGAAAATTTAA
- a CDS encoding RNA polymerase sigma factor has translation MLKYYNELLYFAQKQVGDREKAKDIIQETYIKLLEIKDKYNINNERAYLYKIAKNIVINEVLQNQKMPSTEYEENFHISPTSEQPEEVLIKEDQEKIFMQILEDLSPRVKQAFILYTIDGYSRKEIAKILDITSNAVEKLIKRATIKIEEELAKRGF, from the coding sequence ATGCTCAAATACTATAATGAACTTTTGTATTTTGCCCAGAAACAAGTAGGTGATAGGGAAAAAGCAAAAGATATAATACAAGAAACTTATATCAAACTTCTTGAAATTAAAGATAAATATAATATAAATAATGAACGCGCATATCTATATAAAATAGCAAAAAATATAGTAATTAACGAAGTTTTACAAAATCAAAAAATGCCAAGTACAGAATATGAGGAAAATTTTCACATCTCACCAACCTCTGAACAACCAGAAGAAGTATTAATAAAAGAAGATCAAGAAAAGATTTTTATGCAAATATTAGAAGACCTTTCGCCTCGAGTTAAACAAGCTTTTATTTTATATACTATTGATGGTTATAGTAGAAAAGAAATAGCTAAAATTTTAGATATAACATCAAATGCAGTTGAAAAACTCATAAAAAGAGCAACAATAAAAATAGAAGAAGAACTAGCAAAGAGAGGATTTTAA
- a CDS encoding agmatinase family protein — protein MSYRTLEEEIKVLELGLPPVEGDGFIGGRLDPKEASLVLVPVPWEATVSFGEGTANAPDAIRTSSHQLDVENYHYIKPYTAGIAMLETDKSLHKLSNKARKKALKVIEALEDGKTNKKALKYVNEASATLNSSVYEKSLEQLKGGKFVAVVGGDHSCPFGLIKALSDTQTENFGILHVDAHHDLREAYEGFTYSHASIFYNVMKECEKVSNLVQVGIRDYSKEEATRMIEYGVKGACLYDTLMQAQLASGKSLEEVFAPYINQLPQNVYLSIDIDGLEPLNCPNTGTPVPGGLRYGELEHLIFMIVKSGKNIIGFDLCEVGDSADSWDANVGSRVLYQLCGALLASQGKIEYK, from the coding sequence ATGTCATACAGAACTTTAGAAGAAGAGATAAAAGTATTAGAATTAGGATTACCTCCAGTTGAAGGTGATGGATTTATTGGTGGAAGATTAGACCCAAAAGAAGCTAGTTTAGTTTTAGTTCCAGTTCCTTGGGAAGCAACTGTTTCATTTGGTGAGGGAACTGCAAATGCTCCTGATGCTATACGAACTTCAAGCCACCAACTTGACGTTGAGAACTACCACTATATCAAACCATATACTGCTGGTATTGCCATGCTTGAAACTGACAAAAGTTTACATAAACTAAGCAACAAAGCTAGAAAAAAAGCTCTAAAAGTAATCGAAGCTCTTGAAGATGGAAAAACAAACAAAAAAGCACTAAAATATGTAAATGAAGCTTCAGCTACACTAAACTCTTCAGTTTATGAAAAATCTCTTGAACAATTAAAAGGTGGTAAGTTTGTAGCTGTTGTTGGTGGTGACCACTCTTGCCCATTTGGACTTATCAAAGCTTTAAGTGACACACAAACTGAAAATTTTGGAATTTTACATGTTGATGCTCATCATGACCTAAGAGAAGCTTATGAAGGTTTTACTTACTCTCATGCTTCAATCTTTTATAACGTTATGAAAGAGTGTGAAAAAGTTTCAAATCTTGTTCAAGTTGGAATAAGAGACTATAGTAAAGAAGAAGCAACTAGAATGATTGAATATGGAGTAAAAGGTGCTTGTTTATATGATACTTTAATGCAAGCCCAACTTGCTAGCGGAAAATCACTTGAAGAAGTTTTTGCACCATATATAAACCAACTTCCTCAAAATGTTTATTTATCAATAGATATTGATGGATTAGAGCCATTAAACTGTCCAAATACAGGAACTCCTGTTCCTGGAGGATTAAGATATGGAGAGCTTGAACACTTAATCTTTATGATTGTAAAAAGTGGTAAAAATATCATAGGATTTGACCTTTGTGAAGTTGGCGATAGTGCTGATAGTTGGGATGCAAATGTTGGTTCACGTGTTTTATACCAATTATGTGGTGCATTACTTGCAAGTCAAGGAAAAATCGAATACAAATAA
- a CDS encoding 2-isopropylmalate synthase — translation MSFKKYQQYPIVQNFKREWADKTITKAPIYCSVDLRDGNQALINPLTVEQKLEYFKSLVKIGFKQIEVSYPSASDTDFNFTRKLIEEDLVPDDVAIQILIPAKKEWIKKSVEAMKDVKNGIFHLYNPTNEFQRRVVFQKSDDEIIQMAIEAMQYLVELTKDFKGKVTYQYSPESFSQTDLEFAVKICNEVINVVKPIKENKMIINLPNTLEACTANVYADRIEWMCKNLHNREALIISVHPHNDRGTSVASAELAVLAGADKVEGTLFGNGERAGNLDIINFAFNIYSQGIDPKLDLSIIDEVKAMYEEKTQLFVHPRHPFVGDMIFTAFSGGHQDAIKKGIDFYRQTNSQSWNVPYLPIDPKDIKRGYEKVIRVNSQSGKGGASFIISEFLGVEMNKDEAIKFGLVIKEESDRLKRELEKEEIIGLYKKLNS, via the coding sequence ATGAGTTTCAAAAAATATCAACAATATCCTATTGTGCAAAATTTTAAAAGAGAGTGGGCAGATAAAACTATAACAAAAGCACCAATTTATTGTAGTGTAGATTTAAGAGATGGAAATCAAGCTTTGATAAATCCTTTAACAGTAGAGCAAAAATTGGAGTATTTTAAATCTTTAGTAAAAATAGGCTTTAAACAAATAGAAGTTAGTTACCCAAGTGCTAGTGATACGGATTTTAACTTTACTAGAAAATTAATAGAAGAGGATTTAGTGCCAGATGATGTAGCTATTCAGATTTTGATTCCTGCAAAAAAAGAGTGGATTAAAAAAAGTGTAGAAGCTATGAAAGATGTAAAAAATGGAATCTTTCATTTATACAATCCAACAAATGAGTTTCAAAGAAGAGTTGTTTTTCAAAAAAGTGATGATGAGATAATTCAAATGGCTATTGAAGCTATGCAATATTTAGTTGAACTAACAAAAGATTTTAAAGGAAAAGTAACTTATCAATATTCACCAGAAAGCTTTTCTCAAACAGATTTAGAGTTTGCTGTAAAGATTTGTAATGAAGTTATAAATGTGGTAAAACCAATAAAAGAAAATAAGATGATAATAAACTTACCAAATACTCTTGAAGCTTGTACAGCAAATGTTTATGCAGATAGAATAGAGTGGATGTGTAAGAATTTACACAATCGCGAAGCTTTGATAATCAGTGTTCATCCTCATAATGATAGGGGAACTTCTGTAGCAAGTGCAGAGTTAGCCGTACTTGCAGGAGCAGATAAGGTTGAAGGAACTTTATTTGGAAATGGGGAGCGAGCAGGGAACTTGGACATAATAAATTTTGCTTTTAATATCTATTCACAAGGAATTGACCCAAAACTTGATTTATCAATAATTGATGAAGTAAAAGCCATGTACGAAGAAAAAACGCAACTTTTTGTACATCCAAGACATCCTTTTGTTGGTGATATGATATTTACCGCTTTTAGTGGTGGACATCAAGATGCTATAAAAAAAGGAATAGATTTTTATAGACAAACAAATAGCCAAAGTTGGAATGTACCATACTTACCAATTGACCCAAAAGATATAAAAAGAGGATATGAAAAAGTAATACGTGTAAATTCTCAATCAGGAAAAGGTGGAGCAAGTTTTATAATAAGTGAATTTTTAGGAGTAGAAATGAATAAAGATGAGGCTATAAAATTTGGTTTAGTTATAAAAGAAGAATCTGATAGATTAAAAAGAGAGTTAGAAAAAGAAGAAATAATCGGACTATATAAAAAGTTAAATAGTTAA
- a CDS encoding AraC family transcriptional regulator, which translates to MKSDIFKNPKLDFIELRYVEDIEDCVKMHLHEELTITAIKKGSLTLIFNDTSITVKPNEIAIINSQIPHSATTNEKSKDGYVLYLKKDYLRNLDFNFSSAFELIKNKNIYKSFIKLCDCLLDIKVSLIEKEENLYLFCLAFFSFEQTEQNYKEESTLAMNIKKYLDESYLEEFILDELALKFDLTVVHLIRVFKKEFGLPIHSYILNKKVHLAKELLTSNISISQIAQDSGFFDQSHLNRSFKRIFQITPKEYQKNIFSKC; encoded by the coding sequence ATGAAATCAGATATCTTTAAAAATCCAAAGCTAGACTTTATTGAGTTACGATATGTAGAAGATATCGAAGATTGTGTAAAGATGCATTTACATGAAGAACTTACAATCACTGCAATAAAAAAAGGTTCATTAACTCTTATTTTCAATGACACTTCAATAACAGTAAAACCAAATGAAATAGCTATCATAAATAGTCAAATTCCTCATAGTGCAACAACAAATGAAAAATCAAAAGATGGATATGTTTTGTACTTGAAAAAAGATTATTTAAGAAATTTAGATTTTAATTTTTCATCAGCTTTTGAGTTAATCAAAAATAAAAATATTTATAAAAGTTTTATAAAATTATGTGATTGTTTACTTGATATTAAAGTCTCTTTGATAGAAAAAGAGGAAAATCTTTATCTATTTTGTCTGGCATTTTTTTCTTTTGAACAAACAGAACAAAACTATAAAGAAGAATCAACTTTAGCAATGAATATAAAAAAATATTTAGATGAAAGTTATCTTGAAGAGTTTATCTTAGATGAGTTAGCTTTGAAGTTTGATTTAACAGTTGTTCATCTAATACGAGTATTTAAAAAAGAGTTTGGACTTCCAATTCACTCATATATTTTAAATAAAAAAGTTCATCTTGCAAAAGAGCTATTGACTTCAAATATTTCTATATCTCAAATAGCTCAAGATAGTGGTTTTTTTGACCAAAGTCACTTAAATAGAAGTTTTAAAAGAATTTTTCAAATTACACCAAAAGAGTATCAAAAAAATATTTTTTCAAAATGTTAA